ggtctcactatgatacatgcatctaaatctcggaattataggaaaataccataagactttagcaggagacaactttttcttatatcgaggggcaccacatttaggacactcattcaacgctgcatactcgtttcgaaacaaaacgcactcgtttggacatgcatgtatcttatcatagctcatgccaatagaggacaacatctttttggcttcatacgttcgattgggaagaacattatcctctggtagcatatctttcataagggctaataactctgtgaaacttttatccgaccatccattgtccgcctttaagttgtacaactttaacaccgcagacaatcttgtgaattttgaacaaccatcatacaacggtttctctgcatcgcttaccaacctctcaaacattttgggacaatccgcaagatcttcttcaagcgcttctgcaatctcttcgactcgatcgcaatcgtatgtgtctgtgcaatcgtcgtttgaagcatacttcctattacaactcgactcagcattcccgttacttttctcaccatgcattgtccaacatgtataacttctatcaattccaaaccgtagtaaatgggatgccaacttattcccgtcaaacttacccccataacagcaacccaagcaaggacacgacattcgaagcgggtctttggagtgcgcaaccgcaaactcaacgaattcccatacccctttctcgtactctttcgacaatcggtttgaattcatccatgtcttatccatgtcttaattaagctaaacaaatgcttcttggtttctctatcaggtactaaggaattctgtcaagataataaatagctatcatcataatagaatacctaatcagaatacctaatcagaatacctaatcagaatacccgatttcttaaagaagacattaccttgtttcaaggtaatataagtccacaaaccaaaaaattggttgagagacactaaattgatattaaatagaaccataaacaataaactataagcagaaaataacaaactataagcaagaagaaagggatagtaacctgagttagacttgatgtgggagatggtaggtttgaatcggcgttgtacaagtagaaaccagagacttcaaagtaactgtgaaattaaacacacacacacacacgatgcagttaaatacaaatatcataaaagtgaaggaagtAATTGCATGTATCTAGTTACATATAAATAGACATTTATATAAATAATGCATATATGCTCCACTGTACCAAACAAAACTCATGTAACTAATGCATGCTAACATAAACTACAAGATATTTATGTAAGAGCATCAATACAAAAAGAATAAGTCACAAATCTATAACATTGACAACACTAGAAATTGTGTCAATGGAAAgcaattaattacctgtatagtagaAAGCAACttcttgaatgagatcaaactttcactcttcacaagtaacccctatctagcaaagatattcctaaaaaatataaaataaaaaacttaattgaagaatataaaaattaggtcataatccatagcttaaaaaaatcagcattgtatcattatgtcaaattcattcaaattcaagtaaactcacaaactaacacaattttcaaaccaaaaatgaaacaagatgcaagaagtcaCATTGTACCATGAGAAATTGGGTTCAAAACAAGTTCTAAATCCCTAAACCAACATCCCGGACAGCCATGATATACGTATAAATTGGCTCTCAAAATTCACTTCAAACAAGTTCAAGATGAAAGAAAGTAAACTCAACCATAGCCAAAAGACTAAATTTATACCAACAATGAAAATGAGGCAATAAAATCCAAAtaagatattttataaaaatgacaATCCTAATCAATTTAATAGCAGAAAAAACCCAAATGAAAGGCTTATTCTTACCATTATGGTCATGAAAACAAGCAAGCCTTATTCTTGTTGGATACAAATATAATGTTAAGTAGATAAAACAAAGTATTAATTCAGCTTTATAACTGTAAAATACTGCCACACAAATCAAGGaaatttttcttcaatgttgAATTTgggtaaaaaattattttctacttTCAAGAATCTTCAGGCTAGAAACAGCATGAATCCATATATAGCTAGCTACCTTACATTCTACAAAACCTTCAAGAATCACAGGCTAGATTCAACAGTGAGTATTCCAAGCACAACAATGCAAAAGATGGCTTATATCTATCAAAATAATAGAGAAATGTTTTTCACCATGTATATACAATGAACAATAACAGGATTAGAATCGGATGTTCTTGATTGTACAGTCACATTGTAGAGTAAAGCTTTGGATAAGTTAGAGTTAGCATCAACAAAAcagaacaaaagaaaatattcaatGAAAAACATTCTAAAGACAATACACTCTAAAGACATTTAATCAAACATGTAATATGCTTAGTTGAAACCCTTAAAACTAAACCCATAAATCATTCCCAATCTTAATATGAAAATATAAACTAATGGAAAtataaactaaactaaactaaccgGCGGTGGAGAAAACGAGTGACGGAGGGACGCCGACGGAGGAGAGAACGACTGACGGAGGGACGCCGACGGTGGTGGCTGGcaccgatggtggtggacggaagggCGATGGAGGATGATACAGTGAGGGTTTTTCGGTTGCAGTGaacagaaaacgaaagagagaaagtgagaaacagtaaccGGTGAGaagcgtgtttttgtttttaacttttagtaataaaggctactaaagcgcttctgaaaagcgctctcatagcctggtctataccagcgcttttgactaaaaagcgctctcattaaacccccctatagcagcgctttgaaaagcgctttaatataccccccttaccaaagcgctttttaaaagcgctctcatacccccccttaccaaagcgctttttaaaagcgctctcatacaccccccctaccagagcgctttttaaaagcgctctcataccccccccccctaccagagcgctttttttcatcattttccctttgtttattaattttgtttttagcgaaccctacgagagcgctttttgctaaaagcgctttagtagctgcgctgctacagcttaattTTGGCGTAGTGCATAGACGAAATTCAATGCAATAACATAATTTTGGAAGAAAAAATTATCGATTAAGCAGTTCTTGCATGAATTAGggaaataacaacaaaattatgTTGTGCATTGTGATATTCAAAATGCAATCCACTTGAGCAAGAATGTGAGCTTTCACTCGAGGTCAAAGtatatgaatgtgagatgtcactTGATATGAGAAATATTGGATTACAAGCAATTACAACTTGAAAAAATTCATACTGATGATAATTGCTTAGATATGATGACCAAGATCTTTACTTGAGGATAAGTATCAGTTTTGCAGAAGTGTTGCTTTACTGATGGAGTCCTCCACCTAAATAAGAAGGGGAAGATTGATGGATTTCCTCTTTTAGAGAGGAAAGAAAAAGAAGCATATGcgtgaataataaataatttttttagtaaattgataaaaagaaaaagacaaaattctCCTTGAGAGTGAAAGCAtcttgagagagaaaaaaaaaagaagtttaacCACTATTTACATGGGTGAGATTCTAATAATCATTTTTGTATTCACATTTATTTACGATATtatccttattattattattagtttacaTTAAGAGTTTTAATTAGTATCTTTTTCAACCCAACTAATATTAGAATATATTTTTTCTAACATtacaactaatattttttatcttgAAAACACAATTTCTTTTGTAGGTTATAAAATACCAAAAGGTTGGAAAGTAATTCTCTTCCTTCGCTATTTCCATACAAACCCAAAGAACTTCAAAGATCCCATGCATTTTGATCCTGATAGATGGAATGTATGTTTAGTGACTATTCTTCATTTGAGTTTCAATCTTTTTTATactagttaattttttttcttctttctttacaTACAAATTCTTAGGAACCAGCCAAGCCTGGAACATACCAAGTTTTTGGTGCTGGACAAAGACTATGCCCTGGAAACATGCTTGCAAGACTTCAATTTGCACTTTTTCTTCATCATTTGTCCATAGGATACaagtaatttttttgatttttcactttCATAAATATGTAAAATTCTTTTACTTACAATCtaatgttatttttgtatatgtGTAAATTTATGAAGGTGGGAGCTCATTAATCCAAACGCAGATATAATTTATCTTTCACATCCTGCTCCGGTTGACGGGGTCGAGGTCAACTTCGGAAAATTGTGAAGAAAAAAATACGAAGAATAAAAGTGTTGAACAAGAGTGTTGAACAAGAGATAGTTGAATTAGTGCCGTTGGTTATGGATAGTTTCTTAATTGTTTAATAAGTAGAATGTCGCGAGTTGAAACTTACGCTAATATAGTTTATGTCTAATATCTCTACACAACTATTAATTGAAAATTTAAGATTTAAGATGGTAAAAATTGAAAGTTAACAAGTATAAGAGAAATCTAAAAAGGAAAAGTAAATATTCTTTGAGAATATTATCTTTAATTCTTCATGCAATTATACAAAAGAAAGAACTTAAGTGACTTGCTAAAATCTCAATTGCCACATCTTAAAAGTAAAAGTCTATAACTCAATTACATATTTAGGCCAAAGGGGACACAATAACCTGATCAAGAACAGGACCACAAAGAGAACCAAAATCATCAATTCTAGTATGATAGAAAGAGCTATAGAATGTGAGTCTAGTCCTTGGTGCAACAGCTTTGAACTTGAAACTCACAGTTATGAATTTACCCTTCCCTTCAGATTTAAAAGGAACTTTAAAAGTGTCCTTTGCAGCAAATGCTTCAACCAGCATTGATCCGTGGCAGCCGTTTTTCGCGTCTCCGACCGAGAATGTGATCTTGTAGACTTTGTTGGTAACTGTTCTGATGATTTGTGCAATCGCGCTTTCTCGGCCGGCGACGAGCTCAACTGCGCCTAGTCCGAATGGGATGTTGAAGTGGTTTGCGTCGATGAATTTTACGGCTTTGAGTGACTCGACGATCCAACCGGGGAGCGGTGAGAAGAGATCCTGTTGTTGTGGTGGGAGGAGGACGCCGTTGGTTGAGTTGAAAATCGGGAATGGACCCTCCTCAAAGCTAGGATTTTTCACCAAATTAACTGCAATAAACCATAGATTATGCAATGATTAGATCACAAATAAGATATTGAAACATTAAACACCAAAAGAAATGGCAAGCAAAATCAGATAGATaatattatgtaaaaaaaaaatttgaaactatGGTATCCGGCCTTGCGACCAGACTGACTAATCCAATGAGACCAATCTCACTGTCCACTAACAAAGGGCCTATTTAAAGTCAGCGCAAAGCTCTGCGTGGACTAATTCAACACAGGAATTGTTAACACTTAGCGGAATTCAAACCTAAGactttgagaggagcacactctcaggaCGATATTATTACATATCTACTACGCTAGTCAGTGTCCAACACAACATCGCCACATAAGCTTACATTCAACGTGTCTCGTAAGCATGTCTGTGTCAGTAGTTTGTTTATAGGTAGGGATCTAATATCCTTCAACTCTATAGATGTAACTCAACATAAATGCAAATGCTAACAAACACTTCAAGAGCATTAAATACGGAATCAAAAATGGAAAGTATTTATCAAAAGTTCAACTTATTTGGTCAAAAAAGTACAAGTTATAAAGTGAGTTTGGTTAGTAGTTGCAAGCATTCATTACCTCTTGTTGGCATTGGAGGATAAAACTCTCTAATAGCAATAGCATCAAGAAGAGGACCACAAGCAGCATCTTCTTGAACACCAGGATTATGAAAAGTCACTTTAGCAACATTAGAAGTAGCCTTAAATCCCCAAGCAATAAC
This portion of the Vicia villosa cultivar HV-30 ecotype Madison, WI unplaced genomic scaffold, Vvil1.0 ctg.001670F_1_1, whole genome shotgun sequence genome encodes:
- the LOC131636233 gene encoding protein DUF642 L-GALACTONO-1,4-LACTONE-RESPONSIVE GENE 2-like, with product MAVPLSIVCLAFLFVASAFASLQPRIPEVYLQNGNFEEKPNPKDLLKTKLIGKYSLPKWEINGLVEYVSGGPQPGGMYFPVTHGTHAVRLGNEASISQTIKVRPGQRYALILGASRTCAQDEVLRISVPPQTGDVPLQTLYSLNGDVIAWGFKATSNVAKVTFHNPGVQEDAACGPLLDAIAIREFYPPMPTRVNLVKNPSFEEGPFPIFNSTNGVLLPPQQQDLFSPLPGWIVESLKAVKFIDANHFNIPFGLGAVELVAGRESAIAQIIRTVTNKVYKITFSVGDAKNGCHGSMLVEAFAAKDTFKVPFKSEGKGKFITVSFKFKAVAPRTRLTFYSSFYHTRIDDFGSLCGPVLDQVIVSPLA